The following proteins come from a genomic window of Candidatus Neomarinimicrobiota bacterium:
- the sufC gene encoding Fe-S cluster assembly ATPase SufC, whose product MLEIKNLHAGVDGKEILKGINLSVATGELHAIMGRNGSGKSTLANIITGRDNYEVMAGSVTYNGIDLLELSPEDRALSGIFMSFQYPVVIPGVNNTYFLRAALNAKLKHNGIKEINAADFMRLIREKLRLVDMDEKYLRRAVNDGFSGGEKKRNEILQMLTLEPQLSILDETDSGLDIDALKIVAEGVNNFRNSDRAFLAITHYQRLLEYMQPDFIHVLIDGKIVKSGDKSLAIELEEKGYSWLES is encoded by the coding sequence ATGCTAGAAATCAAAAACTTACACGCCGGTGTTGATGGAAAAGAAATCCTGAAAGGGATTAATCTCTCTGTTGCCACTGGTGAACTCCATGCCATCATGGGCCGTAACGGTTCCGGGAAAAGTACTTTAGCCAATATTATTACTGGGCGAGATAACTATGAAGTCATGGCCGGCTCCGTTACTTATAATGGAATTGACTTGCTTGAACTGTCTCCGGAAGATCGCGCGTTATCAGGCATATTTATGTCCTTCCAATACCCCGTTGTAATTCCTGGCGTAAATAATACATATTTTTTGAGAGCAGCTTTAAATGCAAAACTGAAGCATAACGGAATCAAAGAAATCAATGCGGCAGACTTTATGCGCCTCATCCGTGAAAAATTGAGACTAGTTGACATGGATGAAAAGTACTTGAGGCGTGCCGTAAATGATGGATTCTCCGGAGGAGAAAAGAAACGCAATGAAATTCTCCAAATGCTCACACTTGAACCTCAATTGTCCATTCTAGACGAAACCGATTCCGGACTAGATATTGATGCGTTAAAGATTGTGGCTGAAGGGGTAAATAATTTCCGAAATAGTGATCGCGCCTTTTTAGCAATCACCCATTACCAGCGACTTTTAGAATACATGCAGCCAGATTTTATCCACGTTCTTATCGATGGTAAAATTGTAAAATCTGGCGATAAATCACTGGCGATTGAATTAGAAGAAAAAGGCTATTCCTGGCTGGAATCATGA
- the sufB gene encoding Fe-S cluster assembly protein SufB — MSKNQQILDQAIGQEYEYGFTTDIEQETIPPGLNEDVIRLISSKKDEPEWMLEWRLKAYKQWLKMDEPDWSKLNYSNIDFQAISYYSAPKPKEKLKSLDEVDPKLLDTYNKLGIPLEEQKMLANVAVDAVFDSVSVATTFKEELGKAGVIFCSFSEAVKNHPNVIKKYLGSVVPTTDNYFAALNSAVFSDGSFVFIPKGVRCPMELSTYFRINAANTGQFERTLIVAEEGSHVSYLEGCTAPMRDENQLHAAVVELVAHKDAEIKYSTVQNWYPGDPKTGKGGIYNFVTKRGICLEANSKISWTQVETGSALTWKYPSCILKGDNSVGEFYSVALSNNFQQADTGTKMIHLGKNTRSTIISKGISAGKGQNTYRGSVKIMKGAENARNYSQCDSILIGNECGAHTFPYIDVRNPSAQMEHEASTSRIGEDQLFYCNQRGISTEDAVSMIVNGFCKRVFNELPMEFAVEAQKLMEVSLEGAVG, encoded by the coding sequence CCAACAGATTCTTGACCAGGCTATTGGTCAAGAATACGAATACGGTTTTACAACCGATATTGAGCAGGAGACCATACCGCCCGGCTTAAATGAAGATGTAATTCGTCTTATTTCTTCTAAGAAAGATGAGCCGGAATGGATGCTAGAATGGCGTCTTAAAGCTTACAAACAATGGCTAAAAATGGACGAACCGGATTGGTCCAAACTTAATTATTCAAACATAGATTTTCAGGCCATTTCCTATTACTCGGCCCCAAAACCAAAAGAAAAACTCAAAAGTTTAGATGAGGTTGATCCTAAACTTCTGGACACATATAATAAATTAGGCATTCCACTAGAAGAGCAAAAAATGCTGGCCAATGTGGCCGTGGATGCAGTCTTTGACAGCGTATCTGTCGCCACAACTTTTAAAGAAGAATTGGGTAAAGCAGGTGTTATTTTTTGCTCTTTTTCTGAGGCAGTCAAAAACCACCCCAATGTTATAAAAAAATATCTGGGCAGTGTGGTGCCAACAACAGACAATTATTTTGCGGCACTCAATTCTGCCGTTTTCAGCGATGGCAGCTTTGTATTTATCCCAAAAGGGGTACGATGTCCAATGGAACTGTCTACTTATTTTCGTATCAATGCAGCCAATACTGGACAATTCGAAAGAACATTAATTGTAGCTGAAGAAGGTAGTCATGTGAGTTACCTCGAAGGATGTACAGCCCCCATGCGGGATGAGAACCAGCTCCACGCTGCAGTAGTAGAACTGGTGGCCCATAAGGATGCAGAAATTAAATATTCTACTGTCCAAAATTGGTATCCCGGTGATCCGAAAACAGGAAAAGGTGGCATCTATAATTTTGTCACAAAACGAGGCATCTGCCTTGAAGCCAATTCTAAAATTTCATGGACACAAGTAGAGACAGGATCTGCCCTCACGTGGAAATATCCAAGTTGTATCTTAAAAGGTGATAATTCTGTGGGTGAATTTTATTCCGTCGCCCTCTCCAATAATTTTCAGCAAGCGGACACTGGAACAAAAATGATTCACCTTGGGAAGAACACACGAAGCACTATTATTTCAAAAGGTATTTCTGCAGGAAAAGGACAAAATACTTATCGCGGTAGTGTCAAAATAATGAAAGGTGCTGAAAATGCCCGGAATTATTCTCAGTGTGATTCCATTCTTATCGGCAACGAATGTGGCGCACATACCTTCCCATATATTGATGTAAGAAATCCCTCGGCTCAAATGGAGCATGAAGCATCCACATCCCGAATCGGAGAAGATCAGTTATTTTACTGCAACCAAAGGGGCATTTCCACAGAAGATGCGGTTTCCATGATTGTGAATGGATTCTGTAAAAGAGTATTCAATGAGCTTCCAATGGAGTTCGCAGTAGAAGCCCAAAAACTCATGGAGGTGAGTTTAGAAGGGGCGGTTGGGTAA